The DNA window CGTCCAGTCTCCAGCCAGAAAAAAATTCTCGAACTCAGTCTGGTGCTTTGGGCGAAGCCTTGCGGTTCCAATCGTATGCGAAAGCGTCGCGTCGTGTTCGCGCACGACGAAGTTGTGAATCGGTTTTTGAGTTCTTGCCGCCGGGAAGAAGTGCTCCATCTCGGTAACGGCGAGCGCAATCAACTCTTCCTTGTTTCGTTTGGCCGCTTCGTGCGCGCCGCTGATGACCAGCGCCAAATGCTGGTAACCGCTTTGGCTATTCCCGGAAATTGCGTTTTTGTTGAATACCCACTCGATTTGTGAATCCAGCAGTCCAGAAAATTCAACATCTGTAACTGGTTGCGAATACCAGAGATTAATTGAAACGATTGGCGCGGAGGAGAATTCCAGCGCAGGTTTTAGGGCTGAGTTGGCGGCAATTTCCGAAGGCAGTATTCGCCCCAGGGCAAAATAGGGAACTGCGCTGATGATGGCATCGGCTTCGATTCGTTCTCCGGTTTTCAGTCTGACGGCGGTGGCGTGGGAATCGTTAAATTCGATTTGCTCGACTTCGGCGCTCAAGCGGATTTCGCCACCGTGGGCTTCCAGAAAACGGCGGGCATCATTCGTGTAAAGCTCGCTCAATCCGACTTTGGAAATCACCATCGCCGAATCCTGCCGGGTGTGCATAAACGCCTGATCCAGTACGCGCGCGAACATATCGGCAGAAGCTCGATCCGGCGTTTCGTTAAGCGTTGCCAGCGCAACCATGTCCCAAAATCGAGCTTGCATGGTTTCCGTTTGGCCAAGCTGCGTCAGCCAATGGCGAACAGTAATGTCTGCCAGCGAAATGCGATTGCCGTTTAACCGTCGCAGTTCCAGTCCGACACGCAATGCTCTGAGCCGATCATTCCAGCCAATTGTTTTCAGTTTTGACAACCCGGCCAGCAAGTGCAGCGGCGCTGGCAGCGAAGGGCATTTGAAGCTGGCGTGATGGATTTCGCCGGTTCCTGATTCGCCGAGGAAATCAACCTGTGGATTTTGCTGAAATTTCAGCTTTGAGAGCGAGCCGATTTTTTTTAGAAAGCGCAACGTGTGATGGTAACAACCCATCATCAAATGCTGGCCATTATCAATGGAGTCGCCCGTGATTTTGTCCGTGAAAGAATACGCGCGGCCACCCAGGAATGCTCGCCGCTCCAATAGCAGCGTTTTGACGCCATGTTCCGCCAATTCGACGGCAGCGGCGAGGCCCGCAAAACCACCGCCAATGATGATGACGAACGGTTGGCGGGTTGGGGCACATGAGAGACGATCAGCGTCGCTCATTTACGGTTCTCCCTCTGCTGCTCCGTTACGCTGTCGCTTTGGCTTCGCGTTGCCTGTGCCCACTGGCGAAGCGCAATGTAAAACCGCTCCGGCCTGTGGAGTCGAATGTGGTGGTTGAATACATCGTAGTCAACCTGTTCAATCTGCTCCAACAATCGGAAGTAGATTTTGCCCATCGTCAGCGCGGCGGTCAGAGTCGGTTGATCTTCTATGGGAAGCAGTTCGGCAGCTTTCTGGTAATAGCTTCGTGCGCGGTCGCATTCAAACTTCATCAAAGCGCGGAAGTTGTCGTTAACGCGGCAATTCAACAAGTCATTTTCACTGTAGCCGAAACGACGCAAATCCTCTTGCGGAAGATAAAAGCGGCCACGGTCGGCGTCCTCTTTCAAATCGCGCAGGATGTTGGTCAGTTGAAGCGCGATTCCCAAGTTGATCGCGTATTCTCTGGTTTGGGGGGACTGATAGGTGAAGATTTCAATGCACATCAGTCCGGTAATGGCCGCGACGCGGTAGCAGTATTGGTAAAGTTGCTCGAACGTTTCGTAGCGATGAATGTGCAAATCCATTTCACAGCCGTTGATCATTTCCTCGAAGTATTCTTTGGGCATCGGGAAATTTTCGAGCACCAATTGTAACCGTTCGGCGATTGGCATGCTGGGTTGGCGTGCATACAAACAGTCAATTTCGGTTCGCCATTTGTCCAGTTCCAGCTTCGCTTTTCCCGCGGAATGATCGTTAATGCCGTCCTGGGCGAGGTCGTCCACGACATCGTCAACTGCACGACAAAACGAATACACATCAATAATGGCATCCCGTTTCAGTTTCGGCAGAAACAGAAACGAGTAAAAAAAGTTCGATTGGATGGTTTTTGAAAAACGGCGCTGCAGGTTGCGCGTGCGTTCGCGCAGATGCCACGGGGTAAAGTGAATGCTTTTGAGTGTTGCTGCTTCCATTCAATTCCATTGTCTTGGGGATGGCGGCGATCAAGTCCTGGGAGGCTGGCGCATCGCCCGATTTATCATTGTTTGCACTTGGTTTCTTCTGGCGAACAGAGAATAGCAAGGGATAATTTAGACGACAAGCGGGTGAATTTTCCGTTTGGAGAACACGGAAATTTGCTGGTCGGCCTGTTCAACAACCCCCAAGCCGCGCTTGTCGTTTGCACCTTAACAAGCGCGGCTTGGACTTTTTCAAAGATAGTTTGGGTTCAAGTCTCGCTCATATCAATCCACTTGATAATGCCTTTCAGCGATTGATAATGGAATAGTTTTTCAAGTAACGGCTCTACCTCCTGATCAGCGACCATCAGGTTTCGGTATTGCGGCAAAATGAACCCTTCTTTTACTGCTCGATCAATCATTTCCAGCAACGGATTGTAATACTCGGCAACATTCAATAAGCCAATCGGCTTTTGATGAATTCCAAGCTG is part of the Acidobacteriota bacterium genome and encodes:
- the hpnD gene encoding presqualene diphosphate synthase HpnD, which produces MEAATLKSIHFTPWHLRERTRNLQRRFSKTIQSNFFYSFLFLPKLKRDAIIDVYSFCRAVDDVVDDLAQDGINDHSAGKAKLELDKWRTEIDCLYARQPSMPIAERLQLVLENFPMPKEYFEEMINGCEMDLHIHRYETFEQLYQYCYRVAAITGLMCIEIFTYQSPQTREYAINLGIALQLTNILRDLKEDADRGRFYLPQEDLRRFGYSENDLLNCRVNDNFRALMKFECDRARSYYQKAAELLPIEDQPTLTAALTMGKIYFRLLEQIEQVDYDVFNHHIRLHRPERFYIALRQWAQATRSQSDSVTEQQRENRK
- a CDS encoding FAD-dependent oxidoreductase, producing the protein MSDADRLSCAPTRQPFVIIIGGGFAGLAAAVELAEHGVKTLLLERRAFLGGRAYSFTDKITGDSIDNGQHLMMGCYHHTLRFLKKIGSLSKLKFQQNPQVDFLGESGTGEIHHASFKCPSLPAPLHLLAGLSKLKTIGWNDRLRALRVGLELRRLNGNRISLADITVRHWLTQLGQTETMQARFWDMVALATLNETPDRASADMFARVLDQAFMHTRQDSAMVISKVGLSELYTNDARRFLEAHGGEIRLSAEVEQIEFNDSHATAVRLKTGERIEADAIISAVPYFALGRILPSEIAANSALKPALEFSSAPIVSINLWYSQPVTDVEFSGLLDSQIEWVFNKNAISGNSQSGYQHLALVISGAHEAAKRNKEELIALAVTEMEHFFPAARTQKPIHNFVVREHDATLSHTIGTARLRPKHQTEFENFFLAGDWTDTGLPATIESAVFSGHECARYFLKQ